From a region of the Candidatus Jettenia caeni genome:
- a CDS encoding translation elongation factor Tu, protein MGKEVFKRTKPHVNVGTIGHVDHGKTTLTSVITHVLAKQGLAKERPYDSIDKAPEERERGITIAISHVEYETQKRHYAHVDCPGHADYVKNMITGAAQMDGAILVVSAPDGPMPQTREHILLARQVGVPRIAVFMNKVDMLEDPELLDLVEMEIRELLSKYNFPGDEIPVIRGSALKAQECGCGSATCASCGPVLKLMDAVDTYIPDPVREIDKPFLMSVEDVFSIKGRGTVATGRVERGRVKVGDEIEIVGIKPDVKKSVVTGVEMFNKTLDEGQAGDNLGVLLRGVEKDDIERGQVLAKPGSITPHKKYEAEAYILTKEEGGRHTPFFNGYRPQFYFRTTDVTGVVSLTGGAEMVMPGDNVKVNVELLTAVAMDEGLRFAIREGGKTVGAGVVTKIIE, encoded by the coding sequence ATGGGGAAGGAAGTATTTAAGCGGACGAAGCCGCATGTGAATGTAGGTACGATAGGGCATGTTGATCATGGTAAGACGACGTTGACGTCGGTAATTACGCATGTATTGGCGAAGCAGGGGTTGGCGAAGGAGAGGCCGTACGATTCGATTGATAAGGCGCCGGAGGAGCGGGAGCGTGGGATCACGATTGCGATATCGCATGTGGAGTATGAGACCCAGAAGAGGCATTATGCACACGTGGATTGTCCTGGGCATGCAGACTATGTAAAGAACATGATAACAGGAGCGGCGCAGATGGATGGGGCGATTTTGGTGGTAAGTGCGCCTGACGGTCCTATGCCTCAGACGAGAGAGCATATTCTTTTGGCAAGGCAGGTAGGAGTGCCGAGGATAGCAGTATTTATGAATAAGGTGGATATGTTAGAGGATCCGGAGTTATTGGATCTTGTCGAGATGGAAATTAGGGAGTTATTGAGTAAGTATAATTTTCCTGGAGATGAAATTCCGGTAATTAGAGGGTCTGCGTTAAAGGCACAGGAGTGTGGATGCGGTTCTGCTACATGTGCGAGTTGTGGGCCTGTTTTGAAGTTAATGGATGCGGTGGATACGTACATACCGGATCCGGTACGCGAGATAGATAAGCCATTTTTGATGTCAGTGGAAGATGTGTTTAGTATAAAGGGGAGAGGGACGGTAGCGACCGGGAGGGTAGAGAGGGGCAGGGTTAAGGTAGGAGATGAGATAGAGATAGTAGGGATAAAGCCTGATGTTAAGAAGTCGGTGGTGACGGGAGTTGAGATGTTTAATAAGACATTGGACGAAGGACAGGCAGGCGATAATCTTGGTGTGTTGCTAAGGGGTGTGGAGAAGGATGATATAGAGAGAGGTCAGGTGTTGGCAAAGCCAGGGAGTATAACGCCGCATAAGAAGTATGAGGCCGAGGCATATATTTTAACGAAAGAGGAAGGTGGAAGGCATACACCGTTTTTTAATGGGTATAGGCCACAGTTTTATTTTAGGACGACAGATGTGACGGGTGTGGTAAGTTTGACGGGAGGAGCTGAGATGGTAATGCCGGGGGATAATGTAAAGGTCAATGTCG
- a CDS encoding endonuclease III: MFDIDTVLKLIERENKKFNVPVVTVISKERTPFHVLISCILSLRTKDKTTHEASHRLFAVVNTPKDMAEIPTEKLEKLIYPVGFYRVKAKNIKEICKELVKTYRGKVPDEIDELLKLSGVGRKTANLVVTLGYKKPGICVDTHVHRITNRWGYVKTKNPKETEFALREKLPKEYWLIINDLLVTFGQNICVPISPKCSFCPVNMYCQKVGVTRHR, from the coding sequence ATGTTTGATATTGATACTGTGCTGAAGCTTATTGAGCGGGAAAATAAAAAGTTTAACGTACCGGTTGTTACAGTCATTTCTAAAGAACGAACTCCATTTCATGTCTTGATCTCATGTATTTTAAGCCTTAGGACAAAGGACAAGACTACTCATGAGGCCTCTCATCGGCTCTTTGCTGTGGTTAATACCCCTAAAGATATGGCAGAAATTCCCACGGAGAAACTAGAGAAGCTTATCTATCCCGTAGGGTTCTATCGGGTAAAGGCAAAGAATATTAAAGAGATTTGCAAGGAGTTGGTAAAAACATACAGGGGTAAAGTGCCAGACGAAATTGATGAGTTATTGAAATTGAGTGGAGTGGGACGTAAGACTGCGAATTTAGTAGTAACCTTGGGGTATAAAAAACCTGGTATTTGTGTGGATACCCATGTTCATCGGATTACTAACCGATGGGGGTATGTTAAAACAAAAAATCCGAAGGAAACCGAATTTGCGCTTCGTGAAAAACTTCCAAAAGAATATTGGCTTATCATCAATGATCTTCTTGTTACATTTGGCCAAAACATCTGCGTACCAATCTCTCCCAAATGCAGCTTTTGTCCTGTTAATATGTATTGCCAAAAAGTAGGTGTGACAAGGCATCGTTAA
- a CDS encoding lipoprotein gives MLMYKLFISLRYLRNRKISFFAVAGVAVGVMTLIVVLSVMNGFDRELRNRIRGTLAHIIVSKGGMYGLENYKQVVEKIKAFDHVIACAPYIEGPALIKLRGRKEFVYFKGIDPNAEACVSDFESYIAPFGNQPGDLLKTHGEKNTASAFGGTELLRTGSGEPEKFPQSFIQNGEQIVLVTLKEWDKISVKPFIITGKFKSGMYDFDKNYIYIPLATAQELVGSKEENAVTGISVKLDNYRYANEIRDKLQMVLGFEYYVQTWEDARKTFLTAVMMERRVMAFILFFIVVVAGFNILAILTMIVLEKSKDIGILKALGATTQGIMSIFLLNGLLISSIGTSIGVAIGLFVIFRINWLEKFLYTISGWRPFPPEVYYFNQIPTEVNALSIVLIAGIAILSGVIFSIYPALRAARLDPVETLRYE, from the coding sequence ATGCTTATGTATAAACTTTTTATTAGTTTACGCTATTTACGTAATAGAAAGATATCATTTTTTGCTGTAGCTGGAGTTGCTGTAGGAGTAATGACATTGATCGTTGTTCTTTCGGTAATGAATGGATTCGATCGGGAACTCCGTAATAGAATAAGAGGAACTCTAGCACATATTATTGTTTCGAAAGGTGGCATGTATGGACTTGAGAATTATAAACAAGTCGTTGAAAAAATAAAAGCTTTTGACCATGTCATCGCCTGTGCACCCTACATCGAGGGTCCGGCACTTATTAAGTTGAGAGGGAGAAAGGAATTTGTCTATTTCAAAGGAATAGACCCAAACGCAGAGGCTTGTGTAAGTGATTTTGAGTCGTATATTGCCCCCTTTGGAAATCAACCTGGCGATTTATTAAAGACACATGGAGAAAAGAACACTGCAAGCGCCTTTGGGGGTACTGAACTTTTAAGGACAGGATCGGGAGAGCCCGAAAAATTCCCTCAAAGCTTTATTCAAAATGGAGAACAAATCGTATTAGTTACCCTTAAAGAATGGGACAAAATCAGCGTAAAACCATTTATTATTACAGGAAAATTTAAATCAGGGATGTATGATTTTGATAAAAATTATATATATATTCCCCTCGCCACAGCTCAAGAACTTGTAGGCTCAAAAGAAGAAAATGCCGTCACTGGAATTAGTGTAAAATTAGATAATTATCGCTACGCTAACGAAATACGGGATAAACTACAAATGGTATTAGGTTTTGAGTATTATGTCCAAACCTGGGAAGATGCAAGAAAAACCTTTTTAACAGCCGTAATGATGGAAAGACGTGTAATGGCATTTATTTTATTTTTTATTGTTGTGGTAGCTGGATTTAATATTCTTGCCATCCTAACAATGATTGTCCTTGAAAAATCTAAAGATATTGGTATCTTGAAAGCTTTAGGAGCAACTACGCAAGGTATTATGTCTATATTTCTTTTAAATGGATTACTCATTAGTAGTATCGGTACCAGTATTGGTGTTGCTATTGGCTTATTTGTCATCTTTAGAATAAATTGGTTAGAAAAATTCTTATATACTATCTCTGGTTGGAGACCGTTTCCACCAGAGGTATATTATTTTAACCAGATACCCACGGAAGTAAATGCCCTTAGTATAGTACTCATTGCAGGTATTGCTATATTGAGTGGTGTAATATTTAGTATTTATCCTGCTTTACGAGCTGCACGGCTTGACCCGGTGGAGACACTACGCTATGAGTAA
- a CDS encoding chaperone protein produces the protein MVNYYDILEVHHEVSEEEIKRSFRTLIKKYHPDIHGQNKLWAESKTKTIIQAYKILSDSTAREQYDRLYKHHLQTYKTTRIYKKEEKNSKTDTSIRTQAHTIFIDLLNGRMRNAVERYEHLSEEYVNIDFLLHLNHRDYVDCKFLLAEAYEKLGKYEICIEFYEFILERGRDSTHRHHLLAEIKERIRNIYCRKLAKCAPPEKALIIYEKVLKLKLYKNENAFIYKKMAECYIKLKEYENALKYLNIALSLKPNLQGANKLKTKLKQHNPNFAM, from the coding sequence GTGGTAAATTATTACGATATTCTTGAAGTACACCATGAAGTAAGTGAAGAAGAGATTAAACGCTCATTTCGAACACTTATCAAAAAATATCATCCGGATATTCATGGTCAAAACAAACTGTGGGCAGAATCAAAGACGAAGACTATTATCCAGGCGTATAAAATTCTGTCTGATTCAACGGCTCGAGAACAATATGACAGGCTGTATAAGCATCACCTGCAAACCTACAAGACAACACGAATCTATAAAAAAGAGGAAAAAAATTCAAAAACTGATACAAGTATCCGGACACAGGCGCACACTATCTTTATCGACCTTTTAAACGGCCGTATGCGGAATGCAGTTGAAAGATATGAACATCTCTCAGAAGAATATGTAAATATTGATTTTCTTTTGCATTTAAATCATCGGGATTATGTTGATTGCAAATTCTTATTAGCTGAAGCTTATGAGAAATTAGGAAAGTATGAAATCTGTATTGAATTTTACGAATTTATACTTGAACGAGGAAGAGACAGCACGCATCGTCATCATTTACTTGCTGAAATTAAAGAGCGAATCAGGAATATCTATTGTCGTAAACTCGCAAAATGTGCACCTCCAGAAAAAGCATTGATTATTTACGAAAAGGTGCTAAAACTCAAGCTATACAAGAACGAGAATGCCTTTATTTACAAAAAAATGGCTGAATGCTATATCAAATTAAAAGAATATGAAAATGCTTTAAAATATCTTAATATTGCCCTGTCGTTAAAACCTAACCTTCAAGGTGCAAATAAACTTAAAACAAAACTGAAACAACATAACCCAAACTTTGCTATGTAA
- a CDS encoding chorismate synthase, whose translation MLYFKTAGESHGKCLITIIEGFPAGVLIDEAFLNKEMKRRQGGLGRGGRMQIEEDRVEILSGIRNNRSLGSPICLMIKNSDYKIDELPAVTKPRPGHADLAGAIKYNQKDARDILERASARETAARVAAGALIKILLSQFGIEVFGYVKGIGGINSDKILKDLDVGKKNREKSKLYCIDQDIEARIIEKIKQTSEKGDSLGGIIEVIVYGLPIGLGNHTQWDLKLDARLAYALMSIQAIKGVEFGLGYNASNKYGSEVHDEIFYKKSTKRSLLTGGFKRHTNNAGGIEGGISNGEPIVARAYMKPIPTLKKPLRSVDLITKEPIEASYERSDVCAVPAASVVCEGMVTFEIARAFLEKFGGDSLDEVKRNYEGYLFNM comes from the coding sequence ATGCTTTATTTTAAAACTGCAGGGGAATCTCATGGAAAATGTCTAATCACAATTATCGAGGGATTTCCCGCTGGTGTATTGATTGATGAAGCATTTCTAAATAAAGAAATGAAGCGAAGGCAAGGTGGGTTGGGTAGAGGCGGGAGGATGCAGATAGAGGAAGACCGTGTAGAAATTCTTTCCGGTATTAGAAATAACAGATCTCTGGGAAGCCCCATTTGTTTAATGATAAAAAATAGTGATTATAAAATTGATGAGCTCCCAGCCGTTACGAAACCCCGTCCCGGCCATGCTGACCTGGCGGGCGCTATAAAATACAATCAAAAAGATGCGCGAGATATATTAGAACGAGCTAGTGCTCGGGAAACGGCTGCAAGGGTAGCGGCTGGTGCACTGATAAAGATTTTGCTTTCCCAATTCGGAATAGAAGTGTTTGGTTATGTGAAAGGAATTGGTGGTATTAACTCAGATAAAATTCTTAAAGATTTAGATGTTGGAAAGAAAAATCGTGAAAAGAGTAAATTATATTGCATTGATCAGGATATTGAAGCAAGAATTATTGAAAAGATTAAACAAACATCAGAAAAAGGAGATTCTCTGGGGGGTATTATTGAAGTAATTGTATATGGATTACCAATAGGATTGGGTAACCATACCCAATGGGATTTAAAATTAGATGCAAGGCTTGCTTATGCTTTAATGTCAATTCAAGCAATTAAGGGCGTTGAATTTGGTCTCGGATATAATGCGTCTAATAAATACGGCTCAGAGGTGCACGATGAGATTTTTTATAAAAAGTCTACAAAAAGGAGCCTATTAACAGGTGGATTTAAGAGGCATACAAATAATGCGGGAGGAATAGAAGGCGGTATTAGCAATGGGGAACCGATTGTGGCAAGAGCATATATGAAACCTATTCCAACATTGAAAAAACCCTTGAGATCTGTGGATTTAATAACAAAAGAACCTATAGAGGCTTCATATGAAAGGTCAGATGTATGTGCAGTACCTGCTGCATCTGTTGTTTGTGAGGGGATGGTTACTTTTGAAATTGCAAGGGCATTCTTAGAAAAGTTTGGCGGAGATAGTTTAGATGAGGTTAAGCGTAATTATGAAGGGTATCTTTTTAATATGTGA
- a CDS encoding phosphoribosylaminoimidazole-succinocarboxamide synthase, translating to MNNHPLLTTQISELKLHSRGKVRDIYEINDYLLIVTTDRISAFDVVLSDGIPFKGKVLTGLSEFWFNYTSDCIENHLITTQIEKMGSNIIAQHKNILQGRSMLVKKVKVFPVECIIRGYLAGSGWKEYQSTQSICGIKLPPGLKESDKLPEPIFTPSSKATTGHDENIPFSRVVDLIGKKQAEELKDKSMEVYLKANRYATGRGIIICDTKFEWGITQNNRTILIDEVLTPDSSRFWPLEGYKPGKPQPSYDKQFIRDYLENLQWNKKPPAPTLPPDIIQKTSEKYLSAYKALTGKVLT from the coding sequence ATGAATAACCATCCTCTGCTTACTACTCAAATCTCAGAACTCAAATTACACAGCCGTGGTAAAGTACGTGATATTTACGAAATTAATGACTATTTGTTAATCGTCACCACAGATCGCATCTCGGCCTTTGATGTAGTTCTTTCAGATGGTATCCCATTCAAAGGAAAGGTACTCACAGGCCTTTCTGAATTCTGGTTTAACTATACTTCTGATTGCATTGAGAACCACCTTATAACTACCCAAATCGAGAAAATGGGCAGCAACATCATCGCACAACATAAAAATATTCTGCAAGGTCGCTCCATGTTGGTAAAGAAAGTCAAGGTCTTTCCGGTAGAATGTATAATTCGCGGCTATTTAGCAGGTTCTGGCTGGAAGGAGTATCAAAGCACCCAATCAATTTGCGGAATAAAATTGCCTCCGGGACTTAAAGAGTCGGATAAGCTCCCGGAACCCATCTTTACCCCTTCAAGCAAAGCAACAACAGGACATGATGAAAATATCCCTTTTTCAAGGGTTGTAGATTTGATTGGTAAAAAGCAAGCCGAAGAATTGAAGGATAAAAGCATGGAGGTTTATCTTAAGGCAAACCGCTATGCAACAGGCAGAGGTATTATCATCTGCGATACCAAGTTTGAATGGGGTATTACTCAGAATAACAGGACAATACTTATTGATGAGGTACTCACACCTGATTCTTCGCGCTTTTGGCCACTAGAAGGCTATAAACCTGGGAAACCACAACCATCCTATGATAAACAATTTATCCGGGATTATCTCGAAAACCTCCAATGGAACAAGAAACCACCAGCGCCAACACTTCCTCCGGATATTATCCAAAAAACTTCAGAAAAATATCTCAGTGCTTATAAGGCACTTACGGGTAAAGTTCTTACTTAA
- a CDS encoding CDP-diacylglycerol/serineO-phosphatidyltransferase has protein sequence MKIKEILPTLVTMGNIICGFISILCILNQRFEIAAWLIIAAMALDAFDGRLARMMKSTSKTGAQLDSMADLVTFGIAPAILMIQICIDYTHIILWSIGLFFMMCAAFRLARFNAQKDEGANIPRHFFTGLPSTLSGGTVAQLIILDHFIQTRFGTDIVITLLPFVTFALGIFMVSKIPFFNITGKIGIKQGILAMVLEFSAAILFFVITPELALSTTLSCYLIICAMYGVVKGKQLRRNEYSTT, from the coding sequence GTGAAAATAAAAGAAATACTACCTACTTTAGTAACTATGGGAAATATAATATGTGGATTTATTTCAATCTTGTGCATTTTGAACCAGAGATTTGAAATAGCAGCATGGTTGATTATAGCAGCTATGGCATTAGACGCCTTCGATGGAAGATTAGCGCGTATGATGAAAAGTACGAGCAAGACAGGCGCCCAGTTAGATTCTATGGCAGATTTAGTAACTTTTGGTATTGCACCTGCCATACTTATGATACAAATATGCATTGATTACACTCATATCATACTATGGAGTATTGGATTATTTTTTATGATGTGTGCCGCTTTCCGATTAGCAAGATTTAACGCTCAAAAAGATGAAGGAGCAAATATACCGAGGCATTTCTTCACTGGATTGCCCAGTACACTTTCAGGGGGAACGGTTGCACAACTTATTATTCTGGATCATTTTATACAAACGAGATTTGGAACAGATATTGTTATAACACTTTTACCCTTTGTAACTTTTGCACTTGGTATATTTATGGTTAGTAAAATTCCCTTTTTCAATATCACGGGTAAGATTGGCATTAAACAGGGTATTTTGGCTATGGTATTAGAATTTTCTGCAGCAATCTTATTTTTCGTGATTACTCCTGAACTAGCATTATCTACGACATTGAGCTGCTATTTAATAATTTGTGCAATGTATGGCGTGGTAAAAGGCAAACAACTCAGAAGAAATGAATACTCAACAACGTAG
- a CDS encoding inositol-1-monophosphatase, with product MIQNPNDVDNYLDIAREAALQAGIILKEHFGKLCPSMIDEKAKNDFVTDVDKRSEELIKTIIKSHFNNHDFLAEESSAEGHSRSSPFLWIIDPLDGTSNYIHGLPSFAVSIALEIEGELTVGLIYEPLREIIYSAIKKRGAFKNNRRMNISHPKILHNSLIATGFPFRIKDFIDAYLKSFRELFMHASGIRRGGSACLDLAYTAEGIFGGFFECALSPWDMAAGALLVEEAGGMVTDFNGSNQYLKTGNIIAANKGVHDDMLKIIQKTFKNS from the coding sequence ATGATACAAAATCCAAATGATGTAGATAACTATCTCGATATTGCAAGAGAGGCTGCTCTCCAGGCTGGTATTATTTTAAAGGAACACTTTGGGAAGCTGTGCCCCTCCATGATTGATGAAAAAGCCAAGAATGATTTTGTAACTGATGTAGATAAGAGATCTGAAGAACTTATCAAAACTATTATTAAATCTCATTTTAACAATCATGACTTTCTTGCAGAAGAATCATCAGCAGAAGGACACTCCCGTTCCTCCCCTTTCTTATGGATTATAGATCCACTAGATGGCACTTCAAACTATATCCATGGCCTTCCGAGTTTCGCCGTCTCTATTGCTCTGGAAATTGAAGGAGAATTAACGGTTGGGCTTATTTACGAACCCCTGAGAGAAATTATCTATTCTGCCATTAAAAAACGGGGGGCATTTAAAAATAACAGACGTATGAATATCTCCCATCCCAAAATCTTACATAATTCCCTGATTGCAACGGGTTTTCCTTTTCGGATAAAGGATTTTATAGATGCTTACCTTAAATCGTTTAGAGAGTTATTTATGCATGCTTCCGGCATCAGAAGAGGCGGTTCTGCTTGTCTTGATCTTGCATACACAGCAGAAGGCATCTTTGGTGGTTTCTTCGAATGTGCTTTATCACCATGGGACATGGCAGCAGGAGCCCTTTTGGTCGAAGAGGCAGGTGGTATGGTTACAGACTTTAATGGGAGTAACCAGTATCTGAAAACTGGTAACATCATCGCTGCTAATAAAGGTGTTCACGATGATATGCTAAAGATTATCCAAAAAACCTTTAAGAATTCATAA